In Leptolyngbya sp. SIO1E4, one DNA window encodes the following:
- a CDS encoding aldehyde dehydrogenase family protein, giving the protein MSAPLSIINPATEALIKEMPTDEAAIVKQKAAAARAAQPAWAARPLGERVEVIARFRDLLSQQQDTLAATLTAETGKPITQARRELSVTPERIDFFLRQVAQVIAPETTYQEPVGVPGTAALEEVITYDPLGVVANISAWNYPYFVGSNVFIPALLTGNAVLYKPSEFATLTGQAIAQLLHAAGVPQEVFVPVIGGGATGACLLEQPLNGVFFTGSYATGKKIAAAAATQLAKVQLELGGKDPAYICHDVADVAAVAAALADGSFYNNGQSCCAVERLYVHADVYEAFLAAFLEAVHGFVMGDPTHPDTYLGPVSRPVHLDELDRQVKDAITQGATLRCGGHRVEGTGWYFAPTVLTDVTHAMAVMRDETFGPVIGIQKVESDAEAIALMQDTAYGLTAAVYSTDRHRAVEILRQLNSGTAYWNCCDRVSPHLPWTGRGHSGVGTTLSLEGIRTFTQPRGWHLKVG; this is encoded by the coding sequence ATGAGCGCCCCCCTTTCGATCATCAACCCCGCCACCGAAGCCCTCATCAAAGAGATGCCGACCGACGAGGCAGCGATCGTCAAGCAGAAGGCGGCGGCAGCGCGGGCCGCTCAGCCCGCTTGGGCTGCCCGGCCTTTAGGGGAACGGGTTGAGGTGATCGCCCGGTTTCGAGACTTGCTCAGCCAGCAGCAAGACACGTTAGCGGCTACCCTAACCGCTGAGACCGGCAAGCCCATTACCCAGGCCCGGCGTGAGCTGAGCGTGACCCCAGAGCGCATTGATTTTTTTCTCCGCCAGGTTGCCCAGGTGATCGCCCCCGAGACGACCTATCAAGAGCCGGTTGGGGTTCCCGGCACTGCCGCGCTAGAAGAGGTCATCACCTATGACCCCTTGGGGGTAGTGGCCAATATTTCTGCTTGGAACTATCCCTATTTCGTCGGCTCCAACGTCTTTATCCCGGCCCTGCTGACGGGCAATGCGGTGCTGTACAAACCCTCAGAATTTGCCACATTGACGGGGCAGGCGATCGCCCAACTCCTCCACGCGGCTGGGGTGCCTCAGGAGGTCTTTGTTCCTGTTATCGGCGGCGGTGCTACCGGTGCCTGCCTGCTAGAGCAGCCCCTAAATGGGGTGTTTTTTACCGGCTCCTACGCCACCGGCAAAAAAATCGCGGCGGCAGCGGCGACCCAGCTGGCCAAGGTGCAGCTCGAACTCGGAGGTAAAGACCCGGCTTATATCTGTCATGACGTGGCAGATGTGGCAGCGGTGGCGGCCGCTCTGGCCGATGGCAGCTTTTACAACAATGGCCAAAGCTGCTGTGCGGTCGAGCGTCTCTACGTCCACGCAGACGTTTACGAAGCGTTTTTGGCGGCGTTTTTAGAGGCCGTTCACGGGTTCGTGATGGGTGATCCGACTCACCCCGATACCTACTTAGGGCCGGTCAGTCGCCCAGTGCACCTCGATGAGCTAGACCGCCAGGTGAAAGATGCCATCACCCAGGGTGCCACACTGCGTTGCGGCGGCCACCGCGTTGAGGGAACCGGCTGGTACTTTGCCCCCACGGTGTTGACAGACGTCACCCACGCCATGGCGGTCATGCGGGATGAAACCTTTGGCCCCGTCATTGGTATTCAAAAGGTGGAGAGTGATGCTGAGGCGATCGCCCTCATGCAGGACACTGCCTACGGCCTCACCGCTGCGGTGTACAGCACCGATCGCCACCGGGCCGTCGAGATTCTCCGCCAACTCAACAGCGGCACCGCTTATTGGAACTGCTGCGATCGCGTCAGCCCCCATCTCCCCTGGACGGGACGCGGCCACTCTGGAGTCGGCACGACCCTGTCTCTAGAAGGTATTCGCACGTTTACGCAGCCCCGTGGCTGGCACCTCAAGGTCGGGTAA